The Metallosphaera hakonensis JCM 8857 = DSM 7519 genome includes the window AATAATGATCCAAGGATCGAAACTATCCCAGATATTCTGAAAACTTCTGATTCTATTTTCATCCATGTTCTCCTCACTAATCAAGTAAATCTTGAGAGTATTGTGAAGACCATATCTAAATTGGAACCGGAACAAGCAACTAGGTTCGCTATATTACTGAACGATGAGTTCCTACTCAGCCCTTATTATCCCACTTCGGCAGGCGATGGTATACATACAGGTTTCGCCATCTCTCTTATTCATGTGAATGAGGTAATGCTGGGAAGGATGACTGAGTCCCTCGTTAAGGCTAAGGAAATAGGCCAAATAGTAGAGAAAAATATTGGGTTAAAGTTCTTGGGTATAGATCCTTCGATCTCGCCTTGGATGCAAGAGAGTGTTGGCAAGCTCATCGAATATAAAACTGGAATGGAACTCTTCTCGTTAGGGGCACTTTCAGTTATATCAGAGATAAACCAGCAGATAACAAAGAGTTCCATTGAAGCCGATATCAGGTCTTTGGGCTACTCTGAGATTATGATTCCAGTGGTTGAGGATGACGTTCTAAGACAGAGAGTCTTAGAGGGAAAGTTAACCCTTTCCCATCTGATGCTCATGAGCACTGCTTGTGCGGCAGGACTTGACATGATAGGTATTAACTATGATTTAAAAATTTATACAATACTCCTCAAAGATTTGATGACTATCCACTTCTTGAAAAAGAGACCCTACGGTATAAGAATCATACCTTCCTATGGGGAAGAGAAAATATCCACCAAAAATTTCGGGATTATACCAGTAGTCAAAGTAGTATAGATCAAGTTTAAATTACTTTTATATACTCTTCTACTGTATATAGAGTTGTATGGAAGTTAGAAGAGTTCAAAAATTTGGGAAATCTACCCTTATGGTTTCACTTCCAGCTGACTGGGTAAAGGAGGTCAGCCTTAACCCAGGTGAGAGTATTTACCTAGAAGTTGACGAGGATGGGAGCCTTAAGGTTTATCCCCCAAACTTGAAAACAGAGAACGTTCCCAGAGAAATGAAGGTGAAAATCTCCGTAACTACATCACCGGAGTTAGTAACAAGGATAATTTACAGTCTTTATATTCTTGGATTCGATAAGATCATTATAGAAACCTTAAACGGTCCATTCAGTGAGGATCTTTTGAGGAAAATCAAGGAAACTGCCAGAAGCCTGATAGGGCTGGAGATAGTATCTCAAGACGTCACCAGTATCCAAATTCAGTCCTTCCTAGATCCCACAAAGTATAACATTGGTAGCCTTGTGAACAGGTTGACTAATACACTTAAGCAGATGCTTCATTACCTCAACCTTGGGATAAGGGAGGCGAGCAGAACCTTTCTTCAGGAAGTAGTCGAGCTTGAGAAAGAGATAGATAGACTTTATTATCTCTCTCTCAGGCAATTGCTTCTAGCTCAGGTAAACAGAAGCCTTGCCTATATGATAGGGGTCAAGAGAATCCAGATCGTGGGAAATAGGATCTTAATGAAGGCGGCAGAAGAAGCCGCAGACGAAATCAGCGAGGCCGCCAATGATCTCCTGAGTCTTCATCCAGAAGATCTAGCATTACTTAAGATGTCTTGGGATAAAATGGATATGCGAATTGATCAGACCGCAGTAGTCATAGATCACGTAGTTAAAGTCCTTAATAAGGAAGACATTAAGTTGGTTAACGAAGCGTTGGAGGAACTAAGAACCCTCAGAAGAGTTCTCCTATCTGATGCTCTTCTTCTTGAGGAAAGAATACAGAGGATGAATGCACCAAAGGTCGCTACTGCAATAAGAACATTGAACTTAAGACTTTACAATGCTATAAGGAGGATGGAACCAATAGCCGAGATAGCCTTCAATAGAGGAATAGAAGGACTTAAAGAGGTAGTAATAGAGTAAATTATTTTTCGTTTTTACTCTGGGTCTTAGTCAGCTGAGCTATTTGCGAAAGAACCTTGCTCCTTATTTCCGAGGGAGAGGGTAAGTCCCCAGTTAATTTGCCTCCTTCCATGTATTTTTTAAGAAGTGGTTCACATTCCATCTTTGTATCCCAGGGGACTATTCGATCCTCAGTACCGCATCTATAAACCTGTTTAAAGCCAGGCCATTTCCCTCTCTTGGTCATGGGCACCCATTTACCATTAATATATTTCTCTACTATGTCTGCGCTGAAGTCAACGCTTTCGGGAAATGCAACACTGGTTCCGATCCCGAAACCATCTACCCAATCCCTTAACTCGGAGACCTGGGCCTCATCTAATCCCCCACTCACTATAATTTTGACGTTGTTAAATCCATGGAGACTTAGGGTCCATCTCACCTCCTGTATTATTTTCTTGAAGTTACCTCTTCGGCTTGAAGGAGTGTCAAGTCTTATCCCGTATAGTTTATTTCCAAGGAGCTGTGCAGCCTTAAGAGCTTCTGTTCTCTCATCTTCAAACGTGTCAACCAATAGGATTCTGGGAACGTCAGGATCTACCCCAGAATCAAATATTTTCCACGCCTCGACGTTATCCCCCACAGCTAACATCAAGGCATGAGGCATGGTTCCTGAGGGCTTGACTCCAAGTTCCCTTTCACTGAAGGCGCCAGAGACCCCGTCCATTCCTCCTATGTAAGCCGACCTATCAACCATTGGGGCTATTGCCGGGTGTACTGACCTTAGACCAAAGAAAATCATCTGTTTATCAATTGCTAAACTCTTTATCCGTGCAGCCTTAGTTGAAATGCTACTTGCATGTCTCAGAACTCCCAATAGGGCAGTCTCTAGAACTCCAAAATCTAAGTAGTTTCCTTCAATTACCATAACAGGTTCAATTTCTCTAAACAGAGTTCCTTCATCCATTGCATAGACATTCACGTTTATTCCTTCTAGGAGATATAGGGCCTCTTCAAGCCCTGCGAAAACCCCCCATTCATATCCTTGTGGTAAACCGTAGGAGTGAAATTCCATCCTAACCTTGATTTCTGTTATTCCAGCCTTTTCCAATGCCTTAGAGGTCCTCTCAAAATAGATGTCGGTTATTTTACCCTCCTTTATCTCCTGAGCTGTAGCTATGTGTAGCTTCACGTGTCCATATTGATGAGGTTAATTTTTAAACCTTGGGGATGACCTACTACTGAATCTAAATGATTACAGCCAATATGATACCACCGGATCTGATGGTTAAGAGGCTTTCAGATTACATAAAGACCAACGTCCGCGAGGTTCAACCCCCTGAATGGTCTCTGATCACTAAAACTGCGTCTTTCAAGGAGAGGGTACCTGACGATCCCCAATCCTGGTGGTATGTGAGGGCAGCTTCAATTCTAAGGAAACTTTATGTAAAGGGACACTTTGGAGTAGCCGAGTCTGGTAGGATCTATGGTGGAATCAAGAGGAGGGGGACCAAACCACCAGTATCTGCAAGAGCCTCTGGCCATTCTTCGAGGCTCATATTCCAGCAATTGGAGATGGCTGGTCTTGTCTCTAAGACAAAGTCAAGAAAGGGAAGGGTCTTAACTCCTAAGGGAAGGGCACTCCTGGACAAAATTGCTCACGAAATCTTTATAGACCTAGCAAACAATAATCCTGCTTTGAAGAAATACTCGGAGTGATGTATAATGTCTCAAGATGACTACTCTGATCCAGAGTTAGAGGAACTTCTCAAGAGACGAGCCCAAACAGAGAGCAGGAGGGCTGCTGAGGAGAGGCAAAAGAAAGCTGAGCTCGAGGCTAGAAAGGAGTCAATACTGAGGACAATACTTACAACTGAGGCGAGACAAAGGCTAACTAATGTGAAATTGATCAAACCTGAACTTGCGGAATCGTTGGAAGACCAACTCATTGCCCTAGCTCAAAGTGGAAGAATTAAGATTCCAATAACCGACGACGAATTAAAGGAAATTCTCTCTCAAATAGCTGGACAGACAAAGAGAGACTTTAAGATCCAGATTAAGGAGAGGGGTTGGAAATGAGTAGATATAAACCTTCAGGTCTAAAGAAGAGGTTGAGTAAAGCGTTGAGGTCTAACTCCTCTGTTCCAGCGTGGGTGATTCTGAAAACCAACGGAAAATTCAGGTTTAATCCAAAGAGAAGAAATTGGAGAAGAAACGATTTGAAGGTGTGAGTATGGAGCAAAAAGACAACTTTGAAATGGTTATTAACTTTAGGCGAGCACATGACTCAAAGAGACCAAAGAAGTTTAAGACTGCGGTAAATAGCATCAGGGATACAGTCAAGAGGCATTTCGGAGCTGAAAAGGTAATCTTAGACCCATTCCTCGTAGCATATATCTCTACGGACTCTAGGGAAAAAGTGGTCAGAAGAGTAAGGATAGTTGTAAATAAAATAGGAGAAAAGACTTTTCTTGTGAAACTAGCAGTGAAACCTGAATGAACCTTCAGAGATTTAGTATATTTAGTAGTGACAACATAGGAGTATATATTTTTACAAATAATAAATATACTATTATTCCACCTAACTTAGATAATCAAAGTAAGAGTATTCTACAAGAGAATTTGAAGACAGAGCTAATCGAGACAACGGTAGCCGACAGCTTCCTCAACGGAGTATTTATAGCTGGGAATAATCAATCGATACTCCTTCCCAGAATAGTTAGGGAGGGGGAGTTGAGAAAGATTAAGGAACAAGCCAAGGATATTACAGTGGAAATCGTTGACGTTAGAGCAACCGCACTCGGTAATATAATACTCGCCAATGATAGAGGAGCACTTGTTTACCCAGAGTTTTCAGATGCAGAAATGAGTGCAATTGGCAAGGCCCTAGGGGTTAAGGAAATCAGGAAAGGAACTATTGCTCAAGTAATGGTAGTCGGTTCAGCGGGAGTTATCACCTCAAAGGGAGGGCTTGTTCACGTAGAGGCCTCTGAAGAGGAACTAAAGACTCTATCTTCCTTATTTGGAGTCAATCTTGAGGTGGGAACTGTGAACTTCGGGAGTGCCTTTGTGAGAAGTGGAATGGTTGTAAATGACAACGGCATACTAGTTGGTTCCTCTACTACCGGGCCAGAGATTTTAAGAATACAGAGAGCTTTTAGTGATTGAGATGAGTGAAGTTAAAACTTATATGGTTAGGGGAACTGCTCTCTTCAATGAGAGTGAATTTCCTGTAAGGCAAAATTTCGTCAAATACGTTAGGGCGCTCAACGAGAATCAGGCTAAGGAGAGAGTCTATGCGGACTTCGGGAGTAAAAACAAGATAAAGAGGAAAAGTATTCAGATCCTAGAAGTCAAGGAAGTCGATCCTTCCACAGTTAAAGAAAAAAGAATAAAAGAATTATCTAAGTTAGACAAAATAGTATTGTGATCAAAATGACCGAATCCAACGGCAGACGGATGGTAGTTAGCCTAGAGGACCTCCTCGCGCAGGCCGATGCTCTCAGGAAAGAAATAGACGCGCTTCAGAAGCTAAGGGATGAGATATACGAATCTCTTAACTCGGTCAAGAGCGCAAAAGAGGCCATAAACCTCATCAAGGGACAGGGAAAGGATCTTATGTTGTCAGCTGATAGAAGGGGCTTCATTTTACTCACAGTTACCGAGATACCTGCCTCAAAAGTATTAGTGAATCTTGGATTAGGTTACTACGCCGAGATGGCTCCTGAGCACGCTTCTAAGATTCTCGATGAAAGGGAGGATCAACTTAACAAGAGCCTTCAGGAGGTAACAAACAGGCTTAATACAAGTGTTAACGCGTACTCTCAGATAGCTGAAATTTTGAACAGGGCGCAACAACAGGGTGAGTGAGCTGTTTCGACAAGTTGAAGAAGGCTTTTTCCTCGTTTGCGGAGAAGCTCTCCAGTAAAGTTGAGGAATCCCCGAACAGATCTACCCAAGATAGAGCTACTACTTCTAATCAGGCTTTTCAGGACAAGTTAGGGCAGCCTAAAAGTGAACAGGTACAGGACAATGAGCAACCCCTTTCTCAGAAGGAAGGAGCTTCTTCATCAGGGCAACTCGGGCCTGGATCTGAGCAGAGAAGCGAGGAACCAAAGAAGGAGAAGTCTGGTCTCTTTGACTTCCTTCGATTCAAAGAAATAACGGAAGACGATGTTTCAGATCTAATAGAAGAGCTACGGATAGAGCTCCTGGAAGACGATGTTTCCATGGAAGTGACTGATAAAATACTTGAGGATTTAAAGAATAGCCTTGTAGGGAAGAAGGTCTCGAGACGGGAGAACGTGGAACAACTTATTCAGGATTCTCTAAAAAAGTCTCTAAGGGAGATATTAAGAAAAAACTACGGGGAAAGAGACGTAATTGATACCATTAAGAAGGCTAAGAAACCTTACGTTATTGTTTTCTTTGGGGTTAACGGTGTAGGAAAAACAACGACCATAGCAAAGTTTGCAACCCTTTTAAAGAAGAATGGGCTATCGGTGATCATTGCTGCCTCAGATACATTCAGGGCAGCAGCCCAGGAGCAATTGGCCTTTCATGCCACAAAACTTGAGGTTCCGTTGGTCAAGGGTAAATATGGTGGAGACCCCGCATCGGTGGCATTTGATGCCATTCAATCTGCTAAGAGTCGAGGTATAGACGTGGTTCTAATTGACACCGCCGGTAGGATGCATACTGACAAGGACTTGACGGAGGAATTAAGAAGGGTTGTGAGGATAGCTAAACCGGATCTAAAGATCTTAGTTTTAGACTCCCTTGCTGGGAACGACGCCCTACAACAAGCCGAGTACTTTGAAAAGAACATAGGTTATGATGCCGTAATACTCACTAAAGTCGACGCGGATGCCAAGGGAGGAGTAGCCCTCTCCCTGGCATATGAGCTGGGGAAACCAGTGATCTACCTCGGAATGGGCCAGGACTATGATTCCCTTGTGAAGTTCAACCCTGATTGGTTTGCAGATCGGCTTCTAAGCTAAGGTAGGGAAAACCCACAAGTCATAATTTGCTATTCTGGGTTAGTATGGTTGGGCACATTCAGATAGGGTAATAGAAAAAATCATAGATGATGGAGAGAAACCCGGTACATTGAGTTAAATTAATATTTACACGTACCACTATGAGAGTATGGGTTTAACTGATAGAATAAAGAAGCTGAGAGAAGATTGGAAAAGAATAGTCAGCGTGGCCAAAAAGCCCGATAAAAACATGTATTATCTTAACCTTAGGGTTACTTTGATTGTGTTATTATTTGTTGGACTTCTAGCATTCCTAGTTCAGTTGGCTTTCTCAATTCTCCTTGGTTAGAGGGATGAACGTTGGAGGCTCCAAAGATTAGGAACTTCTACGCCGTCAAAGTTACCGGTGGACAGGAAATAAGTGTGGCCATAATGCTAGAGGAGAGGATCAAAACAAACGATATAAAGGACGTCTACTCTATCGTTGTCCCACCTGGACTAAAGGGCTATGTTATCATAGAGAGCTCAGGTCCGCATGTGGTCAAGTTCATTATAACCGGGATCAGGCATGTTAGGGGAGTAGCTCCTGGATTAGTCCCTAAGTCTGACATAGTGAGCATGGTATCTAAGAAACCTACAGGGCCAGCAATTAAGATGGGCGATATGGTAGAGGTTGTGGCTGGACCCTTTAGGGGTATGCAGGCTCAGGTCGTAAGCTACGACTCTAGTCGTGGAGAAGTAGTTTTAAATATACTAGAGTCAGCCTTTCCTTTACAGGTAACAATACCTGTAGACCAAGTTAGACCAGTAAAGAAGACGTAAAGGTGAATTTAATGGCTAAAAAGTCCGTAAAAGTAGTGGTAGAGGGAGGGAACGTTAAACCCGGTCCACCCCTCGCTCCAACCCTATCCCAACTTGGGTTAAATGTTGGGGAAGTAGTTAAGAAAATAAACGAGGCCACGTCGCAGTTCAAGGGGATGACAGTCCCCGTAACCCTCGATGTGGACACAGACACTAAGAAATATGAGGTGTCCGTGGGAGTTCCGACCACTACTTCTCTCCTTCTTAAGAAGGCAGGAGCAAACGAACCATCTGGTGATCCAGAGCACAAGAAGGTCGGAAACATATCGCTTGACGACGTGATTGAGGTCGCCATCTCAAAGAAACCGTCTCTTACAGCGAAGGAGCTTAAGGGAGCAGTAAAGAGCATATTGGGAACTGCCAAAAGTATAGGTCTCACAGTGGAGAATAGAGATCCGAAGGCTTTAGTGGGAGAGGTAAGCGAAGGGAAATACGACGACAAGTTAAAGCAGATGGAAGAAAAGTGGAGTTCTTGAGGTGTCATGAATGATAGTTCCTAAGGAAAAAATAGAAGAGGCAGTAAAGCAAGCCCTTGATAAGGGGAACAATCCCAAGAGAGAGTTTACGCAAAGCGTAGAGTTAGTCATTGCGTTTAAGGACGTAGATATGAAGAGAGGGGACATAAAGCTAAGGGAAGCCATTGTCCTTCCTAAACCACCGTCAAAACCTAGGAATGTACTCGTGGTTCCTTCCTTAGAACAAATGGAGTCTGCAAAGAGGGCTGAACCAAACGTAATCCTTTCCAAGGAGGAACTCCAGAAACTTCAAGGGGCTAAGAGAACAATCAAGAAATTGGCAAGCAAGAACCAGTGGTTCCTAATAGCCCAGGATTCCATGTCTCTTGCAGGTAGGATACTGGGACCCTCCCTAGGTCCTAGGGGGAAGTTCCCGACCCCGTTACCCTCTTCTTCTGATATTTCAGAGTATGTGTTAAGATACAAGAGGTCAACTCTAGTAAAGACAAAGGACCAACCCCATACCCAAACTTTCGTGGGAAC containing:
- a CDS encoding 50S ribosomal protein L31e is translated as MEQKDNFEMVINFRRAHDSKRPKKFKTAVNSIRDTVKRHFGAEKVILDPFLVAYISTDSREKVVRRVRIVVNKIGEKTFLVKLAVKPE
- the rpl18a gene encoding 50S ribosomal protein L18Ae, producing the protein MSEVKTYMVRGTALFNESEFPVRQNFVKYVRALNENQAKERVYADFGSKNKIKRKSIQILEVKEVDPSTVKEKRIKELSKLDKIVL
- a CDS encoding 50S ribosomal protein L39e, with protein sequence MSRYKPSGLKKRLSKALRSNSSVPAWVILKTNGKFRFNPKRRNWRRNDLKV
- the ftsY gene encoding signal recognition particle-docking protein FtsY; the encoded protein is MSCFDKLKKAFSSFAEKLSSKVEESPNRSTQDRATTSNQAFQDKLGQPKSEQVQDNEQPLSQKEGASSSGQLGPGSEQRSEEPKKEKSGLFDFLRFKEITEDDVSDLIEELRIELLEDDVSMEVTDKILEDLKNSLVGKKVSRRENVEQLIQDSLKKSLREILRKNYGERDVIDTIKKAKKPYVIVFFGVNGVGKTTTIAKFATLLKKNGLSVIIAASDTFRAAAQEQLAFHATKLEVPLVKGKYGGDPASVAFDAIQSAKSRGIDVVLIDTAGRMHTDKDLTEELRRVVRIAKPDLKILVLDSLAGNDALQQAEYFEKNIGYDAVILTKVDADAKGGVALSLAYELGKPVIYLGMGQDYDSLVKFNPDWFADRLLS
- a CDS encoding 50S ribosomal protein L1; protein product: MIVPKEKIEEAVKQALDKGNNPKREFTQSVELVIAFKDVDMKRGDIKLREAIVLPKPPSKPRNVLVVPSLEQMESAKRAEPNVILSKEELQKLQGAKRTIKKLASKNQWFLIAQDSMSLAGRILGPSLGPRGKFPTPLPSSSDISEYVLRYKRSTLVKTKDQPHTQTFVGTEDQAAGDLTENIFAVLNGIEGKIKGPAYVKAIYVKTSMGKPVQISLK
- a CDS encoding preprotein translocase subunit SecE, which produces MGLTDRIKKLREDWKRIVSVAKKPDKNMYYLNLRVTLIVLLFVGLLAFLVQLAFSILLG
- a CDS encoding nicotinate phosphoribosyltransferase — translated: MKLHIATAQEIKEGKITDIYFERTSKALEKAGITEIKVRMEFHSYGLPQGYEWGVFAGLEEALYLLEGINVNVYAMDEGTLFREIEPVMVIEGNYLDFGVLETALLGVLRHASSISTKAARIKSLAIDKQMIFFGLRSVHPAIAPMVDRSAYIGGMDGVSGAFSERELGVKPSGTMPHALMLAVGDNVEAWKIFDSGVDPDVPRILLVDTFEDERTEALKAAQLLGNKLYGIRLDTPSSRRGNFKKIIQEVRWTLSLHGFNNVKIIVSGGLDEAQVSELRDWVDGFGIGTSVAFPESVDFSADIVEKYINGKWVPMTKRGKWPGFKQVYRCGTEDRIVPWDTKMECEPLLKKYMEGGKLTGDLPSPSEIRSKVLSQIAQLTKTQSKNEK
- a CDS encoding 50S ribosomal protein L11; amino-acid sequence: MAKKSVKVVVEGGNVKPGPPLAPTLSQLGLNVGEVVKKINEATSQFKGMTVPVTLDVDTDTKKYEVSVGVPTTTSLLLKKAGANEPSGDPEHKKVGNISLDDVIEVAISKKPSLTAKELKGAVKSILGTAKSIGLTVENRDPKALVGEVSEGKYDDKLKQMEEKWSS
- the pfdA gene encoding prefoldin subunit alpha, which codes for MVVSLEDLLAQADALRKEIDALQKLRDEIYESLNSVKSAKEAINLIKGQGKDLMLSADRRGFILLTVTEIPASKVLVNLGLGYYAEMAPEHASKILDEREDQLNKSLQEVTNRLNTSVNAYSQIAEILNRAQQQGE
- a CDS encoding DUF711 family protein; protein product: MRIRSFTAFSSNISRDSLEELAIKLTSIKEDSFSKRITLPPPPRNMSLEKILDLLPDQDLLFSLGGLRNNDPRIETIPDILKTSDSIFIHVLLTNQVNLESIVKTISKLEPEQATRFAILLNDEFLLSPYYPTSAGDGIHTGFAISLIHVNEVMLGRMTESLVKAKEIGQIVEKNIGLKFLGIDPSISPWMQESVGKLIEYKTGMELFSLGALSVISEINQQITKSSIEADIRSLGYSEIMIPVVEDDVLRQRVLEGKLTLSHLMLMSTACAAGLDMIGINYDLKIYTILLKDLMTIHFLKKRPYGIRIIPSYGEEKISTKNFGIIPVVKVV
- a CDS encoding translation initiation factor IF-6; amino-acid sequence: MNLQRFSIFSSDNIGVYIFTNNKYTIIPPNLDNQSKSILQENLKTELIETTVADSFLNGVFIAGNNQSILLPRIVREGELRKIKEQAKDITVEIVDVRATALGNIILANDRGALVYPEFSDAEMSAIGKALGVKEIRKGTIAQVMVVGSAGVITSKGGLVHVEASEEELKTLSSLFGVNLEVGTVNFGSAFVRSGMVVNDNGILVGSSTTGPEILRIQRAFSD
- a CDS encoding 30S ribosomal protein S19e, producing MITANMIPPDLMVKRLSDYIKTNVREVQPPEWSLITKTASFKERVPDDPQSWWYVRAASILRKLYVKGHFGVAESGRIYGGIKRRGTKPPVSARASGHSSRLIFQQLEMAGLVSKTKSRKGRVLTPKGRALLDKIAHEIFIDLANNNPALKKYSE
- a CDS encoding transcription elongation factor Spt5 codes for the protein MEAPKIRNFYAVKVTGGQEISVAIMLEERIKTNDIKDVYSIVVPPGLKGYVIIESSGPHVVKFIITGIRHVRGVAPGLVPKSDIVSMVSKKPTGPAIKMGDMVEVVAGPFRGMQAQVVSYDSSRGEVVLNILESAFPLQVTIPVDQVRPVKKT
- a CDS encoding DNA-binding protein, which encodes MSQDDYSDPELEELLKRRAQTESRRAAEERQKKAELEARKESILRTILTTEARQRLTNVKLIKPELAESLEDQLIALAQSGRIKIPITDDELKEILSQIAGQTKRDFKIQIKERGWK
- a CDS encoding phosphate signaling complex PhoU family protein; protein product: MEVRRVQKFGKSTLMVSLPADWVKEVSLNPGESIYLEVDEDGSLKVYPPNLKTENVPREMKVKISVTTSPELVTRIIYSLYILGFDKIIIETLNGPFSEDLLRKIKETARSLIGLEIVSQDVTSIQIQSFLDPTKYNIGSLVNRLTNTLKQMLHYLNLGIREASRTFLQEVVELEKEIDRLYYLSLRQLLLAQVNRSLAYMIGVKRIQIVGNRILMKAAEEAADEISEAANDLLSLHPEDLALLKMSWDKMDMRIDQTAVVIDHVVKVLNKEDIKLVNEALEELRTLRRVLLSDALLLEERIQRMNAPKVATAIRTLNLRLYNAIRRMEPIAEIAFNRGIEGLKEVVIE